A genomic region of Octopus sinensis linkage group LG2, ASM634580v1, whole genome shotgun sequence contains the following coding sequences:
- the LOC115230346 gene encoding uncharacterized protein LOC115230346, whose amino-acid sequence MMKAADTSSEKKDGKELQSESGGDDDDDESGDGGGDNSRRKMMVTRASRRQYRQDTNINEGVDGGKKEVNEGFKTTDVKDVNLTEKYDRKKRRPPSINNKTCSSDEKTLDKNSTDGSSVTRANETMKNENALAVTTRSGGRNGRSVTTSSKAVTRTKAIPTMKSSARFKATKKKKRKRKKCNEWQMYDESGCLISTGIDMCDCLDMDCPGCHFPCLKCGSEKCGTECRCERPWLYEEVKIEGSELVIINPTLENKMKSN is encoded by the coding sequence ATGATGAAAGCGGCAGATACGAGTTCGGAAAAAAAAGACGGCAAAGAATTACAAAGTGAgtctggtggtgatgatgatgatgatgaaagtggtgatgggggaggtGATAATTCCCGAAGGAAAATGATGGTTACTAGGGCTTCACGGCGCCAGTATCGACAAGACACCAACATAAATGAAGGTGTTGATGGCGGGAAGAAAGAGGTAAATGAAGGGTTCAAGACGACAGATGTGAAGGATGTTAATCTAACAGAAAAATATGACCGGAAAAAACGACGACCTCCTTCGATAAACAATAAAACTTGTTCTTCTGACGAGAAAACCCTCGATAAGAACAGTACTGATGGTAGTTCGGTAACGAGGGCAAATGAAACTATGAAAAACGAGAACGCTCTGGCGGTAACTACTAGATCGGGTGGGAGAAATGGTCGTTCAGTGACAACGTCTTCTAAAGCTGTGACAAGAACTAAAGCTATTCCCACCATGAAATCCTCTGCTCGCTTCAAAGcgactaaaaaaaagaaaaggaaacggaAGAAGTGCAATGAGTGGCAAATGTACGATGAGTCCGGATGTTTGATATCTACGGGTATAGATATGTGTGACTGTTTGGATATGGATTGTCCCGGCTGTCACTTCCCTTGCCTGAAATGTGGCTCGGAGAAATGCGGTACGGAATGTCGCTGTGAACGACCCTGGCTTTACGAAGAGGTCAAAATCGAAGGTTCTGAACTCGTAATTATAAATCCTACcttagaaaacaaaatgaaatcaaactAA